One segment of Anopheles stephensi strain Indian chromosome 3, UCI_ANSTEP_V1.0, whole genome shotgun sequence DNA contains the following:
- the LOC118509416 gene encoding uncharacterized protein LOC118509416, giving the protein MASVPQLPYPVDKRPPVYDEYKFTLPELYREIAREELGEDEAVRDSALMEMRQWIAEYPHIRKCRTDAKFLLRFLRFCQFNVPMACDALERYLVVRTMYPTWFEKLDCTEPVMQEILNNDPFTYLGQDGAGRAVVLARFGRFNGDKHSPAQDARVMALVLETVLEWEEFQIGGCQVLIDYRDTTVSSFEKWGLSELEIIMDVYSRSYPVRYGEIHAAKLPKFAVPVIQSLLSCTNPKLREKIRCHSSITELEKLMDASSKPTTYGGTVDLDELNRAFRKRIEDQRQIVLGLDAMEMDSSHCACLWDIMYLYDSVSAAGDNVAGAMLEQLNIK; this is encoded by the exons ATGGCATCCGTACCGCAGCTTCCCTACCCGGTGGATAAGCGTCCGCCAGTGTACGACGAGTACAAGTTCACCCTGCCGGAGCTGTACCGTGAGATAGCCAGGGAGGAGCTCGGTGAGGATGAAGCGGTGCGCGACAGTGCGTTGATGGAGATGCGCCAGTGGATTGCGGAATATCCGCACATCCGCAAGTGCCGTACGGATGCAAAGTTCTTGCTACGGTTCTTGCGCTTCTGCCAGTTCAACGTGCCGATGGCGTGTGACGCACTGGAGCGCTATCTAGTGGTTCGAACCATGTATCCGACCTGGTTCGAAAAGCTAGACTGTACCGAGCCCGTCATGCAGGAAATACTGAACAACGATCCGTTCACGTATCTCGGACAGGATGGGGCGGGCCGTGCTGTCGTGCTGGCACGCTTTGGACGGTTCAACGGTGACAAGCACAGCCCCGCACAGGACGCACGGGTTATGGCGCTCGTGCTGGAAACGGTGCTCGAGTGGGAAGAGTTCCAGATCGGTGGCTGTCAGGTGCTGATCGACTATCGCGACACCACCGTCAGCAGCTTCGAGAAGTGGGGTTTGAGCGAGCTGGAAATCATTATGGATGTGTACAGCCGCTCGTACCCGGTGCGCTACGGCGAGATCCATGCGGCCAAACTGCCAAAGTTTGCCGTACCCGTCATTCAATCGCTGCTCTCGTGCACTAACCCGAAGCTGCGGGAAAAGATCAGA TGCCACTCGTCGATTACGGAGCTGGAGAAGCTGATGGATGCTTCGAGCAAACCGACCACCTACGGCGGAACGGTCGATCTCGATGAGCTGAATCGTGCATTCCGCAAACGTATCGAGGATCAGCGCCAGATCGTGCTCGGGCTCGATGCCATGGAGATGGATAGTTCGCATTGCGCGTGCCTGTGGGATATCATGTACTTGTACGATTCTGTGTCAGCTGCGGGAGACAACGTAGCCGGTGCCATGCTGGAGCAGCTGAACATCAAGTGA
- the LOC118509421 gene encoding alpha-tocopherol transfer protein-like has product MSKFAAYPVDKNVKQYDEYKFTLPQVYREVAKEELREDDAVREKALGEMRTWIVNNPHIRKCRMDAKFLLRFLRFRQFSVPMACEALEQYLTMREMYPSWFKKLDSSSEKMKELFLCGATSIVGQDSNGRTVVFFRIARFVPEMFEPPTGGVFIALLIEAMLEWEEVQIGGLQVMVDYTDMDLKLFEKWSSSELKLIMEAYTRWYPMRYHDTHAAKLPKKALPVIEKILSFTNPKIRERINCYANVSEMEQHFEPSMAPKGYGGSVDLDGDVNPAVWKRIEQQRDVILGLDRMEIDYDYYAPIWDEQNAALAIETPSV; this is encoded by the exons ATGTCGAAGTTTGCGGCCTATCCCGTGGACAAGAACGTGAAGCAGTACGACGAGTACAAGTTCACCCTGCCCCAGGTGTACCGTGAGGTGGCCAAAGAGGAACTGCGCGAGGATGACGCCGTGCGTGAGAAAGCACTCGGCGAAATGCGCACCTGGATCGTGAACAATCCGCACATCCGCAAGTGTCGCATGGATGCAAAGTTCTTGCTGCGGTTCCTGCGCTTCCGGCAGTTCTCCGTACCGATGGCTTGCGAAGCGCTGGAGCAGTATTTGACGATGCGCGAAATGTATCCGAGCTGGTTCAAGAAGCTGGACAGCAGCAGTGAAAAAATGAAGGAACTGTTCCTGTGCGGTGCTACCTCGATTGTGGGGCAGGACAGCAACGGTCGCACGGTGGTGTTCTTCCGCATCGCACGCTTCGTGCCGGAGATGTTCGAACCACCGACCGGTGGGGTGTTTATTGCGCTGCTGATCGAGGCCATGCTCGAATGGGAGGAGGTACAGATCGGCGGGCTGCAGGTGATGGTGGACTATACCGATATGGATCTGAAGCTGTTCGAGAAGTGGAGCTCGTCCGAGCTGAAGCTGATCATGGAAGCTTACACGCGCTGGTACCCGATGCGGTACCACGATACGCACGCGGCCAAGCTCCCGAAGAAAGCGTTGCCCGTGATCGAGAAGATTCTGTCCTTCACCAACCCGAAGATCCGGGAACGGATCAAT TGCTACGCCAACGTGTCCGAGATGGAGCAACACTTTGAACCTTCGATGGCACCGAAGGGCTACGGTGGCAGTGTGGATCTGGATGGTGACGTGAATCCGGCCGTGTGGAAACGCATCGAACAGCAGCGGGATGTCATCCTTGGGCTGGATCGCATGGAGATCGATTACGATTACTATGCACCGATCTGGGACGAACAGAATGCGGCGCTAGCGATCGAGACTCCTTCGGTGTGA